The Saccharopolyspora gloriosae genome has a segment encoding these proteins:
- a CDS encoding IS3 family transposase → MGIQEPCLIEKAAREEELKTAIQRVFHANYCVCGARKIHAQLRREGGGVARCTVERLMRQMGLQGLRRGRRTRTTVAEGVPTAADLVERSFTAVGPNRLWVADITYIRAFRDGCMPRS, encoded by the coding sequence TTGGGCATTCAAGAACCGTGCCTCATCGAAAAGGCGGCGCGGGAAGAGGAATTGAAAACGGCGATTCAGCGGGTGTTTCACGCGAACTACTGCGTGTGCGGGGCGCGGAAGATCCATGCTCAGTTGCGGCGGGAAGGCGGTGGCGTGGCGCGCTGCACCGTGGAGCGGCTGATGCGTCAGATGGGATTACAGGGACTCCGGCGAGGTCGGCGAACTCGCACGACGGTGGCTGAGGGTGTGCCGACGGCGGCGGATCTGGTCGAGCGGTCGTTCACCGCTGTCGGCCCGAACCGCTTGTGGGTTGCCGATATCACCTATATCCGAGCCTTTCGGGATGGGTGTATGCCGCGTTCGTGA
- a CDS encoding type 1 glutamine amidotransferase domain-containing protein has product MSDELRGRRVAILATDGVEQVELTRPREAVEQAGAQVTLLSIHTGEIQSMNADIDKGDTFTVDRLVSDVSGDDFDALILPGGTVNPDGLRVNSDAVGFVRDIVRSGKPVGSLCHGPWTLVEADVLRGRTLTSFPSIRTDIRNAGGNVVDQEVVTDQGLVTSRDPDDLPAFCSQIVEEFAEGRHPVGAQT; this is encoded by the coding sequence ATGTCAGATGAGCTGCGCGGCCGGCGGGTCGCGATCCTGGCCACCGACGGTGTTGAGCAGGTCGAACTGACCCGGCCCCGCGAGGCGGTCGAGCAGGCCGGGGCGCAGGTGACGCTGCTGTCGATCCACACCGGAGAGATCCAGTCGATGAACGCCGACATCGACAAAGGCGACACCTTCACCGTGGACCGGTTGGTTTCCGACGTGTCCGGTGACGACTTCGATGCCCTGATCCTGCCGGGTGGCACGGTCAACCCTGACGGGCTGCGGGTCAACTCCGACGCGGTGGGTTTCGTGCGGGACATCGTCCGGTCCGGTAAGCCGGTCGGCTCGCTGTGTCACGGCCCGTGGACGTTGGTCGAGGCCGACGTGCTCCGTGGTCGGACCCTGACGTCGTTTCCCAGTATCCGCACCGACATCCGCAACGCTGGCGGCAATGTCGTCGACCAGGAAGTCGTCACCGACCAGGGCCTGGTCACCAGCCGCGACCCCGACGACCTGCCCGCGTTCTGCTCCCAGATCGTCGAAGAGTTCGCCGAGGGCCGCCACCCCGTCGGCGCCCAAACCTGA
- a CDS encoding transposase gives MWRSRSRPGRGRRIGWGLPWPCVRCRGLGVPDGVVSVPRAAGGGPTRSQSVTARALSRYFTHEGLSTYRHVTDQHTTCGTKVIVATQREAHYVTTYSVTPVTS, from the coding sequence ATGTGGCGTTCGCGATCCCGGCCGGGGCGGGGCCGACGGATCGGTTGGGGCTTGCCGTGGCCCTGTGTTCGTTGCCGTGGCTTGGGCGTCCCGGATGGCGTGGTCTCGGTGCCGCGAGCAGCTGGGGGTGGTCCCACCCGCAGTCAATCGGTCACCGCCCGCGCGTTGAGCAGGTATTTCACACACGAAGGGCTGTCGACGTACAGGCACGTGACCGACCAGCACACCACCTGCGGCACGAAGGTCATCGTCGCGACCCAACGCGAAGCGCACTACGTGACGACATACTCGGTAACGCCTGTAACATCCTGA
- a CDS encoding putative quinol monooxygenase — MAVPVTVGLLVRIEALPGRESDVENFLRQGLGIVEQEPDTVRWFAIRFGPSSFGIYDAFPDDSGRHAHLSGQVAQALADNTGTLFAQPSIEPVDVIAEKPPT, encoded by the coding sequence ATGGCTGTACCGGTGACCGTCGGGCTGCTGGTCCGGATCGAGGCGCTGCCCGGACGAGAAAGCGACGTCGAGAACTTCCTGCGACAGGGGCTCGGCATCGTGGAGCAGGAGCCCGACACGGTGCGGTGGTTCGCCATCCGTTTCGGGCCCTCGTCCTTCGGCATCTACGACGCCTTTCCCGACGACTCCGGTCGCCATGCCCACCTCTCGGGCCAGGTCGCCCAAGCCCTTGCCGACAACACCGGCACCCTGTTCGCCCAGCCCAGCATCGAACCGGTGGACGTGATCGCCGAGAAACCCCCGACCTGA
- a CDS encoding recombinase family protein, whose translation MRLVPVQRRHAQNAGLGPASQNCGLWASHDALLIGPGVSTASKPDAGPSSGQIPTGTRLATPAAPPTRPHCSTPASGRTRRSRRGIYLDHGLTGTTRARPGPDQPLALVQTGDTLVAPELDRLARSVPDPRSIGDDLAAHGIALSLGRHVYDPAVDALRVLCRL comes from the coding sequence ATGCGCCTAGTGCCTGTGCAGAGACGCCACGCTCAGAACGCCGGATTGGGGCCAGCGAGCCAAAATTGCGGGTTGTGGGCGAGCCACGATGCCCTCCTCATCGGTCCTGGCGTTAGCACAGCGTCGAAGCCGGATGCCGGACCGTCGTCGGGCCAGATCCCTACCGGCACCAGGTTGGCTACGCCCGCTGCTCCACCGACGAGACCTCACTGCTCAACACCAGCATCTGGCCGAACTCGGCGTAGCCGCCGAGGGATCTACCTCGACCACGGGCTCACTGGCACAACCCGCGCCCGACCCGGCCCCGATCAGCCACTCGCTCTTGTTCAAACTGGCGACACGCTCGTGGCGCCTGAGCTCGATCGCCTTGCTCGGTCGGTGCCGGATCCTCGCTCCATCGGTGACGACCTCGCCGCGCATGGCATCGCCCTGTCACTAGGCAGACATGTCTACGACCCCGCCGTTGATGCGCTCCGGGTTCTGTGCAGGCTCTGA
- a CDS encoding glutathione-independent formaldehyde dehydrogenase: MKALVYNGPRDVTVADVDDARIEAPNDVLVKITATNICGTDLHMYEGRTDFEQGRIFGHENVGEVVEVGAGIDKVAVGDMVSAPFNVSCGHCQNCEHGLTNYCLAANVEGMAGGAYGFADMGGWAGGQAEYLRVPWGDFQCLRLPEDAAEKQNDYVMLSDIFPTGWHAVEMSGLKPGETIVIYGGGPVGLMAALSASVKGAAKVMVVDRHPDRLRLAEQIGAIAIDDSQGDPVEQVTEHTKGVGADRGAECVGYQAHDPQGNEDNAATLNKLVSSVRFTGGIGTVGVFVPEDPGGPDELSQQGKARFDFGNFWFKGQQMGCGQAPVKRYNRHLRDLIAENKVKPSWIVSHNLPLEKAPDAYKHFDAREDGWTKVVLNPGQAA; the protein is encoded by the coding sequence ATGAAGGCACTTGTGTACAACGGACCCCGCGACGTGACGGTCGCCGACGTCGACGACGCCCGCATCGAGGCGCCCAACGACGTCCTGGTCAAGATCACGGCGACGAACATCTGCGGGACGGATCTGCACATGTACGAAGGCCGTACCGACTTCGAGCAGGGCCGCATCTTCGGCCACGAGAACGTCGGCGAGGTCGTCGAGGTCGGCGCCGGGATCGACAAGGTCGCGGTCGGGGACATGGTCTCCGCGCCGTTCAACGTCTCCTGCGGGCACTGCCAGAACTGCGAGCACGGTCTGACCAACTACTGCCTGGCCGCGAACGTGGAAGGCATGGCCGGCGGGGCGTACGGGTTCGCCGACATGGGCGGCTGGGCCGGTGGGCAGGCCGAGTACCTGCGCGTCCCCTGGGGTGATTTCCAATGTCTGCGCCTGCCCGAGGACGCGGCCGAGAAGCAGAACGACTACGTGATGCTCTCGGACATCTTCCCCACCGGCTGGCACGCGGTGGAGATGTCGGGCCTGAAGCCGGGCGAGACCATCGTGATCTACGGCGGCGGCCCGGTCGGGCTGATGGCGGCCCTCTCCGCGAGCGTGAAGGGGGCGGCGAAGGTCATGGTCGTCGACCGCCACCCCGACCGGCTGCGCCTGGCCGAGCAGATCGGGGCGATCGCGATCGATGACTCCCAGGGTGACCCGGTCGAGCAGGTCACTGAGCACACCAAGGGGGTCGGCGCCGACCGCGGCGCGGAGTGCGTCGGCTACCAGGCCCACGACCCCCAAGGCAACGAGGACAACGCGGCGACCTTGAACAAGCTGGTCTCCTCCGTGCGGTTCACCGGCGGCATCGGCACTGTCGGGGTGTTCGTTCCTGAGGACCCAGGCGGTCCGGATGAGCTGTCCCAGCAGGGCAAGGCCCGCTTCGACTTCGGCAACTTCTGGTTCAAGGGCCAGCAGATGGGCTGCGGGCAGGCCCCGGTCAAGCGCTACAACCGCCACCTGCGCGACCTCATCGCCGAGAACAAGGTCAAGCCTTCGTGGATCGTGTCCCACAACCTGCCGTTGGAGAAGGCGCCGGACGCGTACAAGCACTTCGACGCCCGCGAGGACGGCTGGACCAAGGTCGTGCTCAACCCCGGCCAGGCCGCCTGA
- a CDS encoding IS5 family transposase (programmed frameshift), whose amino-acid sequence MVDALSRRLVPDELWELVEPLIPEVKDRPQGGGRAPANPRMVFTAIVYVLTSGCAWRWLPPSFGVKVPTAHRWFVRWTEAGLWARIHHAMLDELGGQGLIDWSRAVVDAAHVRAKKGGSMTGPSPVDRGKPGSKLHMLSDATGLPMVTGISAGNTADGDAMIPLVNAIPPVRSRRGPRRRKPAKLHGDKAYNSRARRRWLRDKGIRPRLARKDIEPKERLGRHRWVIERSMAWFTGYRRLTLRYERRADTFKAFLALAAALVCFKRLQHAK is encoded by the exons GTGGTTGATGCGTTGTCGCGCCGGTTGGTTCCTGACGAGCTGTGGGAGCTGGTCGAGCCGTTGATTCCCGAGGTTAAGGACCGCCCGCAGGGTGGTGGTCGGGCGCCGGCGAACCCTCGGATGGTGTTCACGGCGATCGTGTACGTGCTCACCAGCGGGTGCGCGTGGCGGTGGCTGCCGCCGTCGTTCGGCGTCAAGGTCCCGACCGCGCACCGGTGGTTCGTGCGCTGGACCGAAGCGGGCTTGTGGGCACGGATCCATCACGCGATGCTGGACGAGTTAGGTGGTCAGGGCTTGATCGACTGGTCCCGCGCGGTGGTTGACGCCGCCCATGTTCGGGCGAAAAAAG GGGGATCTATGACCGGTCCGAGCCCGGTCGATCGGGGCAAGCCTGGTTCGAAACTCCACATGCTCTCCGACGCTACCGGGCTGCCGATGGTCACCGGGATCTCGGCAGGCAACACGGCTGATGGTGACGCGATGATCCCGCTGGTCAACGCGATCCCGCCGGTCCGCTCCCGCCGCGGGCCGCGACGCCGCAAGCCCGCGAAGTTGCATGGCGACAAGGCCTATAACAGCCGCGCACGTCGCCGATGGTTGAGAGACAAGGGAATCCGACCCCGACTGGCCCGCAAGGACATCGAGCCCAAGGAACGCCTCGGCCGCCACCGGTGGGTCATCGAACGCTCCATGGCCTGGTTCACCGGCTACCGCCGCCTGACCCTGCGCTACGAACGCCGCGCCGACACCTTCAAAGCCTTCCTCGCCCTGGCAGCCGCCCTCGTCTGCTTCAAACGACTCCAACACGCCAAGTGA
- a CDS encoding recombinase family protein encodes MGKMFFNILATFAEFEVDLLWIRTHGGMTVARAKGKLRGKQPKPSPTQQAELRRMHATGDYTITELFAVSR; translated from the coding sequence ATGGGGAAGATGTTTTTCAACATCTTGGCCACCTTCGCCGAGTTCGAGGTTGACCTGCTGTGGATACGCACCCACGGGGGCATGACCGTGGCCCGCGCCAAGGGCAAGCTCCGTGGCAAACAGCCCAAGCCTTCCCCGACGCAGCAGGCCGAACTGCGACGTATGCACGCCACCGGCGACTACACGATCACCGAGCTGTTCGCCG
- a CDS encoding integrase core domain-containing protein, which produces MAGLVHHSDHGVRYRAIRYTERLAEADAVASVGSRGDSYDNALAEAFNSLVKGELIHNPASCGRGWYSIRDVEIAVAEYVDWYNHRRVHGQLRRHTPAEVVSADQPAGYDQTIEPTRAR; this is translated from the coding sequence GTGGCCGGGCTTGTCCATCATTCCGACCACGGAGTGCGGTATCGAGCGATACGCTATACCGAGCGTCTGGCCGAAGCCGACGCGGTCGCATCCGTGGGCTCCCGGGGCGATTCCTACGATAACGCGCTGGCCGAAGCGTTCAATTCACTCGTGAAAGGAGAGTTGATCCACAACCCGGCATCCTGCGGGCGAGGCTGGTACTCGATTCGGGATGTTGAGATCGCCGTAGCCGAATACGTCGACTGGTACAACCACCGGCGCGTCCACGGCCAACTCCGCCGGCACACCCCGGCCGAGGTCGTGTCGGCCGACCAACCGGCAGGCTACGATCAGACCATTGAGCCCACCCGGGCCCGATGA
- a CDS encoding aldo/keto reductase, whose protein sequence is MRHLRLPSGGDLPVLGQGTWGMGERGSDRTAEIAALRHGLDLGIGLIDTAEMYGSGGAEEVVGEAIDGRRDEVFLVSKVSPRNAGRRAANEACERSLRRLGTDHLDLYLLHWRGGTPLAETLEAFEELRDGGKIGQFGVSNFDSDDMRELWAQEGGSGCAVNQVLYNLTRRGIEFDLLPWCRERKLPVMAYSPIEQSRVLGDPVLGRVAERYGVTPAQIAVAWVLAGDGICAIPKAATHGHVEENHAALEIRLSAHDLVELDAQFPAPDRTTPLEIL, encoded by the coding sequence ATGCGGCACCTGAGACTGCCGTCCGGCGGTGACCTGCCTGTGTTGGGGCAGGGCACCTGGGGTATGGGCGAGCGCGGTTCGGACCGCACGGCGGAGATCGCGGCGTTGCGGCACGGACTCGACCTCGGCATCGGTTTGATCGACACCGCCGAAATGTACGGCAGTGGCGGTGCCGAGGAAGTGGTCGGCGAGGCGATCGACGGTCGGCGTGACGAGGTGTTCCTGGTCAGCAAGGTATCTCCGCGCAACGCCGGTCGGCGGGCCGCGAACGAGGCGTGCGAGCGCAGCCTGCGTCGGTTGGGGACCGATCACCTCGATCTCTACCTGCTGCACTGGCGTGGCGGAACGCCGTTGGCCGAGACGCTCGAAGCGTTCGAGGAACTGCGTGACGGCGGCAAGATCGGTCAGTTCGGGGTCAGCAACTTCGACTCCGACGACATGCGGGAGCTGTGGGCGCAGGAAGGCGGCAGCGGCTGCGCGGTCAACCAGGTGCTCTACAACCTCACGCGGCGCGGGATCGAGTTCGACCTGCTGCCGTGGTGCCGGGAACGAAAGTTGCCGGTGATGGCGTATTCACCGATCGAGCAGAGCCGAGTGCTCGGAGATCCGGTGTTGGGGCGGGTCGCGGAGCGCTATGGAGTCACGCCCGCACAGATCGCCGTGGCCTGGGTCCTGGCGGGTGACGGCATCTGTGCGATTCCGAAGGCCGCGACTCACGGCCACGTCGAGGAGAACCACGCGGCGCTGGAGATCCGATTGTCAGCGCACGATCTCGTTGAGCTCGACGCGCAGTTCCCGGCACCGGACCGAACGACACCGCTGGAAATCCTCTGA
- a CDS encoding sugar phosphate isomerase/epimerase translates to MTTNWTGPFCRLECVHTHSSTRETMLSELLMATCWTTAGDAAPDRPDLRSPIPLRERVEAAAAAGFRGFGLNSADLPEAERAYGMSGIKSIFTDNGITHIELEAIPEWWSGSPAGTESYEVRRRLLRAAEALHARHIKVTPDDSGRPWNFGRWTGEFGRLAAQASDSGARLGIEFMPWSNISSVDEALHLVEEADHDGGGVVIDVWHTERGGTEAARLATLPAGRIIGVELNDADIGVVGSMFEDTVHRRRYCGEGSFQLVDFVRALRRAGWDGPWGIEILSDDHRTTSAATAIQQAHDTGARVLEDALNHV, encoded by the coding sequence ATGACAACCAATTGGACCGGTCCATTTTGTCGGTTAGAGTGCGTCCACACCCACTCGAGCACGAGGGAGACGATGTTGTCCGAACTCCTGATGGCGACATGCTGGACGACAGCCGGGGACGCGGCACCTGACCGTCCAGACCTTCGCAGCCCGATACCGCTGCGCGAGCGAGTCGAGGCCGCCGCCGCAGCCGGGTTCCGCGGATTCGGCCTGAACTCCGCGGACCTGCCGGAGGCCGAACGCGCCTACGGCATGTCCGGCATCAAGTCGATCTTCACCGACAACGGGATCACTCACATCGAGCTGGAGGCGATTCCCGAGTGGTGGTCCGGCAGCCCGGCCGGAACCGAGTCGTACGAAGTTCGCCGGAGGCTGCTCCGCGCCGCCGAGGCGCTGCACGCCCGCCACATCAAGGTGACTCCGGACGACAGCGGTCGGCCATGGAATTTCGGCCGCTGGACAGGAGAATTCGGCCGACTCGCCGCCCAGGCGTCCGACAGCGGCGCCAGGCTCGGAATTGAGTTCATGCCGTGGAGCAACATCAGCAGTGTCGACGAAGCACTTCACTTGGTCGAGGAGGCCGACCATGACGGCGGCGGAGTCGTCATCGATGTTTGGCACACCGAACGGGGCGGGACCGAAGCGGCACGCCTGGCAACGCTGCCCGCCGGGCGGATCATCGGCGTCGAGCTCAACGATGCCGACATCGGCGTCGTTGGCAGCATGTTCGAAGACACCGTGCATCGTCGTCGCTACTGCGGCGAGGGGAGCTTCCAGTTGGTCGACTTCGTCCGAGCGCTGCGCCGGGCGGGCTGGGACGGGCCCTGGGGAATCGAGATCCTGTCGGACGACCACCGCACCACGTCCGCGGCGACCGCGATCCAGCAGGCCCACGACACCGGAGCTCGAGTTCTCGAGGACGCCCTGAACCACGTGTGA
- a CDS encoding transposase: MAAQKKYSDELRERATRMALDAVEAEEQRMVAIQRFAGQLDVHPEALRSWVKRAEVDAGTALGRTTRTRG, translated from the coding sequence GTGGCAGCACAGAAGAAGTACAGCGATGAGCTGCGTGAGCGGGCGACGCGGATGGCGTTGGACGCGGTCGAGGCCGAGGAGCAGCGGATGGTGGCGATCCAGCGGTTCGCGGGCCAGTTGGACGTGCATCCGGAGGCGTTGCGGTCGTGGGTCAAGCGTGCCGAGGTCGACGCGGGCACGGCGCTGGGGCGCACGACGAGGACGCGCGGCTGA